The following proteins are co-located in the Noviherbaspirillum sp. UKPF54 genome:
- a CDS encoding DUF2242 domain-containing protein, with the protein MRQFFLRSSALCMVLMGLLSGCATSKKASVYQHEEFNTVDTFSRTYHASAAATCEAARRTLLSQGYVISKRQPEQVDGYKNFQPSMDVHVVIEFHVVCAPDGENGADATAFVNAVQDKYVVKKQSNSASLGVSALGSLSLPFGSSEDSLAKVGSETIPTVQFYDRFFALVDHYLAEAAASAPGDSGGKEPAQ; encoded by the coding sequence ATGCGGCAGTTTTTCCTCCGTTCGTCCGCCCTGTGCATGGTGCTGATGGGCCTGCTTTCCGGCTGCGCCACCTCGAAAAAAGCTTCCGTGTACCAGCATGAAGAGTTCAACACGGTCGACACGTTTTCGCGCACTTACCACGCGTCGGCCGCCGCCACCTGCGAAGCGGCGCGCCGCACCCTGCTCAGCCAGGGTTACGTGATCAGCAAGCGCCAGCCGGAACAGGTGGATGGCTACAAGAACTTCCAGCCGAGCATGGACGTGCACGTGGTCATCGAGTTTCACGTGGTGTGCGCGCCCGACGGGGAAAACGGCGCAGATGCGACCGCGTTCGTCAACGCGGTGCAGGACAAGTACGTGGTCAAGAAGCAGTCCAATTCGGCCAGCCTCGGCGTGAGCGCGCTGGGCTCGCTGTCGCTGCCGTTCGGCTCGAGCGAGGATTCGCTGGCCAAGGTGGGCAGCGAAACGATTCCGACCGTGCAGTTCTACGACCGTTTCTTCGCGCTGGTCGACCACTACCTGGCCGAGGCCGCCGCCAGCGCGCCCGGCGACAGCGGCGGGAAGGAACCGGCGCAATAA
- a CDS encoding DUF3565 domain-containing protein has product MKKRIVGFHLDDEQHWVAELECGHNQHVRHNPPWTNRPWVISPEGRARTLGMELNCKKCDAGAPRDWN; this is encoded by the coding sequence ATGAAGAAACGAATCGTCGGCTTTCATCTGGACGATGAACAGCACTGGGTCGCCGAACTCGAATGCGGGCACAACCAGCACGTGCGGCATAACCCGCCCTGGACCAACCGTCCCTGGGTGATTTCGCCCGAGGGCCGCGCCAGGACGCTGGGCATGGAGCTGAACTGCAAGAAATGCGACGCCGGCGCGCCGCGCGACTGGAACTAG
- a CDS encoding HAD domain-containing protein, which produces MILFLDFDGVLHPFHRPQGALTRLPDFERVMRDYPEVDIVISSSWREGYTLAELRGFFSDDIAARIIDVTPVLPAAGPLCVREAEIDAWRSLRGRSTEPWVAIDDCALFFSPGCANLILVDPALGFNAATERALRERLSSHPFADT; this is translated from the coding sequence GTGATCCTGTTCCTCGATTTCGACGGCGTATTGCATCCGTTTCACCGGCCGCAAGGCGCGCTGACGCGCCTGCCGGATTTCGAGCGCGTGATGCGCGACTATCCTGAGGTCGACATCGTGATTTCGAGTTCTTGGCGCGAGGGCTATACCCTGGCGGAGTTGCGGGGATTTTTCTCGGACGATATCGCTGCGCGCATCATCGACGTGACGCCGGTATTGCCGGCCGCCGGCCCCCTGTGTGTGCGGGAAGCTGAAATCGATGCATGGCGCAGCCTGCGCGGCCGCAGCACGGAGCCGTGGGTGGCGATCGACGATTGCGCATTGTTTTTCTCTCCCGGATGTGCCAATCTCATCCTGGTCGATCCCGCCCTCGGCTTTAACGCCGCCACCGAGCGCGCCTTGCGGGAGCGGCTGTCTTCCCACCCGTTCGCAGATACATGA
- a CDS encoding phosphoribulokinase, producing MSERYPIIAITGSSGAGTTSVTHTFENIFRREKVTAAIIEGDSFHRYDRQEMKLRQAEAEKAGNKNFSHFGPDNNLFHELEELFRSYAESGNGRCRKYLHDTEEAAPYDQDPGTFTPWEDLPQETDLLFYEGLHGAVVHGDINIAQYPDLLIGVVPVINLEWIQKLWRDKAKRGYSTEAVTDTILRRMPDYVNYICPQFTHTHVNFQRVPCVDTSNPFIARDIPAPDESFVVIRFANPKGIDFPYLLNMINDSFMSRANTIVVPGGKMELAMQLIFTPFIWRMMERKKRAFSAY from the coding sequence ATGTCCGAACGCTACCCCATCATCGCCATCACCGGTTCTTCCGGTGCCGGCACCACGTCGGTGACCCACACCTTCGAAAACATTTTCCGCCGCGAGAAGGTGACGGCCGCCATTATCGAAGGCGACAGCTTCCACCGCTACGACCGGCAGGAAATGAAGCTGCGCCAGGCCGAGGCGGAAAAAGCTGGCAACAAGAATTTCAGCCACTTCGGTCCCGACAACAACCTGTTCCACGAGTTGGAAGAACTGTTTCGCAGCTATGCGGAAAGCGGCAACGGGCGTTGCCGGAAATACCTGCACGACACCGAGGAAGCCGCGCCCTACGACCAGGACCCCGGCACTTTCACCCCGTGGGAAGACTTGCCGCAGGAGACCGACCTGCTGTTCTACGAAGGCTTGCACGGCGCGGTGGTGCATGGCGATATCAACATCGCGCAGTACCCGGACCTGCTGATCGGCGTGGTGCCGGTGATTAACCTGGAATGGATACAGAAGCTGTGGCGCGACAAGGCCAAGCGCGGCTATTCGACCGAGGCGGTGACCGACACCATCCTGCGCCGCATGCCGGATTATGTGAACTACATCTGCCCGCAGTTCACGCACACCCACGTCAACTTCCAGCGCGTGCCCTGCGTCGACACGTCCAACCCGTTCATCGCGCGCGACATCCCGGCGCCGGATGAAAGTTTCGTCGTGATCCGCTTCGCCAATCCCAAGGGGATCGATTTCCCGTACCTGTTGAACATGATTAACGATTCCTTCATGTCGCGCGCCAACACCATCGTCGTCCCGGGCGGGAAGATGGAACTCGCCATGCAGCTGATCTTTACACCGTTCATCTGGCGCATGATGGAGCGCAAGAAGCGGGCATTCTCTGCTTACTAG